One window of the Desulfovibrio sp. genome contains the following:
- the pstA gene encoding phosphate ABC transporter permease PstA, producing the protein MFWLLRAVAACNVMALLAVCAFLFQNGLPAMSWTFLTEAPRQMMTKGGILPCIIGTAILSLGSLLIAFPLGVASAVYLNEYAKRNAFARFVRLGVNNLAGVPSVVFGLFGLSFFVTFCGFGVSILSGVLTLAVLTLPVIIGTAEESLRNVPDTYREASLALGATKSQTIARVILPCALPGMLTGAILGVARAAGETAAIMFTASVFYTPKTPDSIFSPVMALPYHMYVLATAGTEIDKTRPLQYGTGLVLLLLVLGMNLIAIILRDRLQKRR; encoded by the coding sequence ATGTTCTGGCTGCTGAGGGCCGTGGCCGCCTGCAACGTGATGGCGTTGCTGGCCGTATGCGCGTTTCTGTTCCAGAACGGCCTGCCTGCCATGAGCTGGACATTTCTTACAGAAGCGCCGCGTCAGATGATGACCAAAGGCGGCATATTGCCCTGCATTATCGGCACGGCAATCCTGTCGCTGGGTTCGCTGCTCATTGCCTTTCCTCTGGGTGTGGCCTCTGCCGTGTACCTGAATGAATACGCCAAGCGCAATGCCTTTGCCCGCTTTGTGCGCCTTGGCGTCAACAATCTGGCTGGCGTGCCCTCCGTAGTATTTGGCCTGTTCGGACTTTCATTTTTCGTAACATTTTGCGGATTTGGGGTGAGCATCCTTTCTGGCGTGCTCACTCTTGCGGTGCTGACACTGCCGGTGATCATCGGCACGGCCGAGGAATCGCTGCGCAACGTGCCCGATACCTACCGCGAAGCCTCGCTGGCCCTTGGCGCAACCAAGTCGCAGACCATTGCCCGGGTTATACTGCCCTGCGCATTGCCCGGTATGCTTACCGGGGCCATTCTTGGCGTGGCGCGCGCAGCGGGCGAGACTGCCGCCATCATGTTCACGGCCTCCGTGTTCTACACCCCAAAAACTCCGGATTCCATTTTCAGCCCGGTCATGGCCCTGCCCTACCACATGTACGTGCTCGCCACCGCCGGTACGGAAATCGACAAGACGCGCCCCCTGCAATACGGCACAGGCCTTGTGCTGCTGTTGCTGGTACTGGGCATGAACCTCATCGCTATCATCCTGCGCGACAGGTTGCAGAAACGTCGCTGA
- a CDS encoding outer membrane homotrimeric porin, with product MKRICTLILAAGLVFGAATGASAIDFKAKGQWLVGFSAGNESLVSKTRLGNNGKVKADTSDTFAAQQRVRLQLDAVASEALSGTVYFEIGDQKWGQSSSGAALGADGQVVEVKNAYIDWAIPQTDAKIRMGIQGLALPNTVAGGSAILDTDVAAVVGTYKFNDNVSMTAFWARPFNDNFNGTDARYNGNPQNYLDNMDLFGLMAPLTFDGVSTTPWVMYGMQGRNTLTGYTRNNWRVTDGNPPLTLRPYPLAVQGNDLATTGTSKAYGSMFWAGLPIAVTAFDPLNIELDINYGFVEAMGRYDVVKGQNGPTVRGDTQRQGWLAKALVEYKMDWATPGLFGWYASGDDNSVKNGSERMPSLVPTGNMTSYMGDGNLGWLRQDYGVDYSGTWGIGAQLKDMSFLQDLKHTFRVAYWGGTNSTGMVKFMPNAYAFNTGLSSNIAPYLTTNDGLVEFNLVNTYQIYQNLQMNVELDYMVNCMDNSTWKKANTASSFQKQDMYQAKVVFAYSF from the coding sequence ATGAAACGCATTTGTACGCTCATCCTGGCCGCTGGCCTGGTGTTCGGCGCGGCCACCGGTGCCAGCGCCATTGATTTCAAGGCCAAGGGCCAGTGGCTCGTGGGCTTCAGCGCTGGTAACGAAAGCCTGGTGAGCAAGACCCGCCTTGGCAACAACGGCAAGGTCAAGGCCGACACCAGCGACACCTTTGCTGCCCAGCAGCGCGTGCGCCTGCAGTTGGACGCCGTGGCTTCCGAAGCCCTGTCCGGCACCGTGTATTTCGAAATCGGCGACCAGAAGTGGGGCCAGTCCAGCAGCGGCGCCGCCCTTGGTGCTGACGGCCAGGTCGTTGAAGTGAAGAACGCCTACATCGACTGGGCCATCCCCCAGACCGATGCCAAGATCCGCATGGGTATTCAGGGTCTTGCCCTGCCCAACACCGTTGCCGGTGGCTCTGCTATTCTTGATACCGACGTGGCCGCTGTGGTTGGCACCTACAAGTTCAACGACAACGTCAGCATGACCGCGTTCTGGGCTCGCCCCTTCAACGACAACTTCAACGGCACCGACGCCCGTTACAACGGCAATCCCCAGAACTATCTGGACAACATGGATCTGTTCGGTCTGATGGCCCCCCTGACGTTTGACGGCGTCAGCACCACCCCCTGGGTGATGTACGGCATGCAGGGCCGCAACACCCTGACCGGTTACACCCGCAACAACTGGCGCGTGACCGACGGCAACCCGCCGTTGACCCTGCGTCCTTACCCCTTGGCTGTCCAGGGTAACGACCTCGCCACCACCGGTACCTCCAAGGCATACGGCTCCATGTTCTGGGCCGGTCTGCCCATCGCCGTTACCGCGTTCGATCCCCTGAACATCGAACTCGACATCAACTACGGCTTCGTGGAAGCCATGGGCCGTTACGACGTGGTGAAGGGCCAGAATGGTCCCACCGTGCGCGGCGACACCCAGCGTCAGGGCTGGTTGGCCAAGGCTCTTGTTGAATACAAGATGGATTGGGCCACCCCCGGTCTGTTCGGTTGGTACGCCTCCGGTGACGACAACAGCGTGAAGAACGGCTCCGAACGCATGCCTTCCCTGGTGCCCACCGGCAACATGACCTCCTACATGGGCGACGGCAACCTTGGCTGGCTGCGTCAGGACTACGGCGTTGACTACTCCGGCACTTGGGGTATCGGCGCTCAGTTGAAGGACATGAGCTTCCTGCAGGACCTGAAGCACACCTTCCGTGTTGCTTACTGGGGCGGCACCAACAGCACCGGCATGGTTAAGTTCATGCCCAATGCTTACGCCTTCAACACCGGCCTGAGCAGCAACATCGCTCCTTACCTGACCACCAACGACGGTCTGGTGGAATTCAACCTGGTTAACACCTACCAGATCTACCAGAACCTGCAGATGAACGTCGAACTCGACTACATGGTCAACTGCATGGACAACAGCACCTGGAAGAAGGCCAACACCGCCAGCTCCTTCCAGAAGCAGGACATGTACCAGGCCAAAGTGGTCTTCGCGTACAGCTTCTAA
- the gpmI gene encoding 2,3-bisphosphoglycerate-independent phosphoglycerate mutase, giving the protein MIMTPTLLLILDGWGLAEPGPGNAPFVAATPNMDALNARCPHSRLVASGRDVGLPRGYMGNSEVGHLNIGAGRVVYQDMTRIDVALEDGSFAANPVLNGLIESVRQSGGKLHLAGLLSDGGVHSHIHHLEALCAMAHKAGVPVRIHCLMDGRDRDPHSGVDFMRALLQSIEGQGQTRVTSMVGRFFAMDRDKHWERLQEAWKVIVHGVPAAAISPIEAIEASYAAGVTDEFIKPVCFEAGGEPLGMADGDGLFLFNFRADRMRQFTQAFIQPGFDGFDRGRVPALASVASMTAYESSFNIPVAFPKEAVSMGLGEVVSRHGLRQLRLAETEKYAHVTYFFNGGVEEPFAGEDRILVPSPREVKTYDQKPAMSAPEVTDRFVEAWNSGVYDLVVCNLANGDMVGHTGILEAAVHACEVVDTCVGRMTAAVEARGGRMIIIADHGNCEKMLTPEGQPHTAHTTNPVPCILLESDGKVHALQDGRLADVATTILGLWGMQPSELMTGRNLAAPQTEGEANRG; this is encoded by the coding sequence ATAATCATGACGCCCACGCTCTTGCTGATTCTTGATGGCTGGGGCCTCGCCGAGCCGGGGCCCGGCAACGCGCCCTTTGTGGCTGCAACACCCAATATGGACGCGCTCAACGCCCGCTGTCCGCATTCCCGCCTTGTGGCCTCTGGCCGCGATGTGGGGTTGCCGCGCGGTTACATGGGCAACTCTGAGGTGGGGCACCTGAACATCGGCGCGGGCCGCGTGGTGTATCAGGACATGACGCGCATTGACGTTGCCCTGGAAGACGGCAGTTTTGCCGCCAACCCGGTGCTCAACGGCCTGATTGAATCGGTAAGGCAAAGCGGAGGCAAGCTGCATCTGGCAGGTCTGCTCTCCGATGGCGGCGTGCACAGCCACATCCATCATCTCGAAGCCCTGTGCGCCATGGCTCACAAGGCTGGCGTGCCTGTGCGCATCCACTGTCTCATGGACGGGCGCGACCGCGACCCGCACAGCGGCGTGGATTTTATGCGCGCGCTTTTGCAGAGCATCGAGGGGCAGGGCCAGACCCGCGTTACCAGCATGGTGGGCCGTTTTTTTGCCATGGACCGGGACAAGCACTGGGAACGCCTCCAGGAAGCCTGGAAAGTGATTGTTCACGGGGTTCCTGCTGCTGCCATCTCGCCCATAGAGGCCATAGAGGCTTCATATGCCGCAGGCGTGACCGATGAATTTATCAAGCCCGTATGCTTTGAGGCCGGGGGCGAGCCCCTTGGCATGGCCGACGGCGACGGGCTGTTCCTGTTCAACTTCCGAGCTGACCGCATGCGCCAGTTTACGCAGGCCTTTATCCAGCCTGGGTTCGACGGTTTTGACCGTGGCCGTGTGCCTGCCCTTGCGAGCGTGGCTTCCATGACCGCCTACGAGTCGAGCTTCAACATTCCCGTGGCATTTCCCAAAGAGGCCGTGAGCATGGGGCTTGGCGAGGTTGTTTCGCGTCATGGGCTGCGTCAGCTGCGCCTGGCAGAAACGGAAAAGTACGCCCACGTTACGTATTTCTTTAATGGTGGGGTTGAGGAACCCTTTGCCGGAGAAGACCGCATCCTGGTGCCTTCGCCGCGCGAGGTGAAAACTTATGACCAGAAACCTGCCATGAGCGCGCCGGAAGTGACAGACAGGTTTGTGGAAGCCTGGAATTCTGGCGTATATGATCTGGTGGTCTGCAATCTCGCCAACGGCGACATGGTCGGTCACACAGGCATACTTGAGGCCGCGGTGCATGCCTGCGAGGTGGTGGACACCTGTGTCGGCCGCATGACCGCTGCCGTTGAGGCGCGCGGTGGGCGTATGATTATCATTGCCGACCACGGCAACTGCGAGAAGATGCTCACCCCCGAGGGGCAGCCGCATACGGCCCACACCACCAATCCCGTGCCGTGTATTCTGCTGGAATCCGATGGCAAGGTGCATGCATTGCAGGACGGCAGACTGGCCGACGTGGCCACCACTATTCTTGGCCTCTGGGGAATGCAACCCTCCGAGCTTATGACCGGGCGCAATCTGGCCGCGCCCCAAACCGAGGGGGAGGCCAACCGTGGCTGA
- the rsfS gene encoding ribosome silencing factor, with product MGFAAPRAAGGIALGPALRYVERMENNTPLSPAGGAAPKRFADVPLEEKLAAVMTWLEEHKAARVVRIDMAEQGGFAEALVIASAGSVRHAQSLADGVGELCRASNYEYLRMEGYTAGQWILVDMNDIVVNVFLEPVRELYGLEALWGKAASLASARTGE from the coding sequence ATGGGGTTTGCAGCACCACGGGCCGCTGGCGGCATTGCCCTTGGCCCGGCTTTACGTTATGTGGAGCGTATGGAAAACAATACTCCTTTATCACCTGCAGGGGGCGCTGCCCCCAAGCGTTTTGCGGATGTTCCCCTGGAAGAAAAACTGGCGGCCGTGATGACCTGGCTTGAAGAGCATAAGGCCGCGCGCGTTGTCAGAATAGACATGGCTGAACAGGGCGGCTTTGCCGAGGCTCTGGTTATTGCCAGCGCCGGTTCAGTGCGCCACGCCCAGAGCCTTGCCGACGGCGTGGGCGAGCTGTGCCGTGCCAGCAACTATGAATACCTGCGCATGGAAGGCTACACCGCCGGGCAGTGGATTCTGGTGGACATGAACGACATAGTCGTCAACGTTTTTCTGGAACCTGTGCGCGAGCTCTACGGTCTTGAAGCCCTGTGGGGCAAGGCTGCCTCGTTGGCAAGCGCCCGTACCGGGGAATAA
- a CDS encoding phenylacetate--CoA ligase produces the protein MLFNIKQETLPREDMEALQLRRLRDLCNRVYANVPFYRKRFDEAGITPADIKSLADLKLLPFTEKQDLRNNYPYGLFAVPKDHIVRLHASSGTTGKAVVVGYTQRDLETWAELMARSLSAAGVVRSDVVHVAYGYGLFTGGLGAHYGAERLGATVVPASGGATRRQAGLLRDFGATVLCATPSYGLHLWEASMEVGVNFRELPLRIGIFGAEPWSEAMRRDIEDKMDINALNIYGLSEIMGPGVAMECEEAKCGMHLWEDHILPEIIDPITGDQLPPGEVGELVLTTLTKEGIPMLRYRTRDLTSLDYTPCRCGRTHVRISRLQGRSDDMLIIRGVNVFPQQIEGILMESNGLSPNYQIIVDRVHNLDTLEVRVEMNENLFADEIRKLQMLEGHLQKAIKEYLGVSAKVRLMEPRSIERSEGKAKRIVDNRPKD, from the coding sequence GTGCTTTTCAACATCAAACAGGAAACTCTGCCACGCGAAGACATGGAGGCGCTGCAGCTGCGCCGCCTGCGTGATTTGTGCAACCGCGTCTACGCCAACGTGCCCTTTTATCGCAAGCGCTTCGACGAAGCGGGCATCACCCCTGCCGACATCAAGTCTCTGGCAGACCTCAAGCTACTGCCCTTTACGGAAAAACAGGATCTGCGCAACAACTACCCCTATGGCCTGTTTGCGGTTCCCAAGGACCACATCGTGCGCCTGCACGCCTCAAGCGGAACCACCGGCAAGGCCGTTGTGGTGGGATACACCCAGCGCGACCTTGAAACCTGGGCAGAGCTGATGGCCCGCAGCCTCTCCGCGGCCGGTGTTGTGCGCTCTGACGTTGTGCACGTGGCATACGGTTACGGCCTTTTCACCGGCGGCCTGGGTGCGCACTACGGTGCCGAACGCCTTGGCGCAACGGTTGTGCCCGCTTCGGGCGGTGCCACACGCCGCCAGGCTGGCCTGCTGCGCGACTTTGGCGCAACAGTGCTGTGCGCCACCCCCTCCTACGGGCTGCACCTGTGGGAAGCATCAATGGAAGTGGGCGTGAACTTTCGCGAGCTGCCTCTGCGCATCGGCATCTTTGGCGCAGAGCCCTGGTCCGAAGCCATGCGCCGCGACATTGAAGACAAGATGGACATCAATGCCCTCAATATTTACGGCCTCTCTGAAATCATGGGCCCCGGCGTGGCCATGGAATGCGAAGAAGCCAAGTGCGGCATGCACCTGTGGGAAGACCACATTTTGCCCGAAATCATCGATCCGATCACGGGCGACCAGCTGCCCCCCGGTGAAGTGGGCGAACTGGTGCTGACCACTCTGACCAAGGAAGGCATCCCGATGTTGCGCTACCGCACGCGCGACCTCACAAGCCTTGACTACACGCCCTGCCGCTGCGGGCGTACCCACGTGCGCATCTCGCGCCTGCAGGGTCGTAGTGATGACATGCTCATCATCCGCGGCGTCAACGTGTTCCCGCAGCAGATTGAGGGCATTCTTATGGAAAGCAACGGACTTTCCCCCAACTACCAGATTATCGTCGACCGCGTGCACAACCTCGACACCCTCGAAGTGCGCGTGGAGATGAACGAAAATCTCTTTGCCGACGAAATCCGCAAGCTGCAGATGCTCGAAGGGCACCTGCAAAAGGCCATCAAGGAATATCTGGGCGTTTCCGCCAAGGTGCGCCTGATGGAACCCCGCTCCATCGAACGCTCAGAAGGCAAGGCCAAGCGCATCGTGGACAACCGCCCCAAGGACTAG
- the mgtA gene encoding magnesium-translocating P-type ATPase, whose protein sequence is MRQTTRTARKNARARERHYKEAGDRLALAAMLDANTLLKKLKTARDGLNEAQIRTSRDLFGSNVITRGKKQSLFSRLVGAFINPFTAILLGLATVSACTDILWADPGEANPKTVIIIMTMVMISGLLRFVQEARSGAAAENLLKMIKTTTCVQRREVGRAEIPLEDVVVGDIVYLAAGDMIPADMRIIQAKDLFVSQSALTGESIAIEKIATEVESGLSSMAECRNLAFMGSNVVSGSAMGVVVATGDSTIFGEMAKSITAKPVQTSFEKGINQVSWVLIRFMLIMVPLVLFINGFTKGDWVDAALFALSVAVGLTPEMLPMIVTTCLAKGAVSMAREKTIIKNLNSIQNLGSMDILCTDKTGTLTLDKVVLQYHLNIHGQEDIRVLRHAFLNSYYQTGLKNLIDFAIIERTLQEQKENPSLVDLSDKFTKVDEIPFDFERRRMSVVVSNGKTQMITKGAVEEMLAVCGYAEYKGEVLPLSDEIREYILKKVSALNDDGMRVIAVAQKTNPSPVGAFSVADESDMVLMGYLAFLDPPKESTERALKALHEHGVGVKILTGDNDKVTRCVCRQLKIPVEHMMLGSDIAGMSEEELCLKVEDVSVFAKLSPQQKTQVITALRANGHSVGYMGDGINDAAAMKAADVGISVDSAVDIAKESADVILLEKDLMVLEKGIVEGRKTYANMIKYIKMTASSNFGNMFSVLAASAFLPFLPMLSIHLILLNLIYDLSCTAIPWDNVDKEYLAVPRKWDASSIGKFMLWIGPTSSVFDITTYLLMYFVICPMMCGGQLFHHITDPAVQAQYIAVFQAGWFVESMWSQTLVIHMIRTPKIPFFQSRASASVTLVTFTGIAVLTMIPFTAFGASIGLGTLPPVYFAWLAVTILLYMVLATIAKKAFVWKYGELL, encoded by the coding sequence ATGCGTCAAACTACTCGCACTGCGCGCAAAAATGCCCGTGCAAGGGAACGCCACTATAAAGAAGCTGGCGATCGTCTTGCGCTTGCGGCAATGCTCGATGCCAACACCCTGCTCAAAAAGCTCAAGACGGCCAGAGATGGCCTGAATGAAGCACAGATACGCACGTCACGCGACCTGTTCGGCAGCAATGTCATCACCCGTGGCAAAAAGCAGTCTCTTTTCAGCAGGCTGGTTGGGGCGTTCATCAATCCCTTTACGGCCATTCTTCTTGGCCTGGCCACAGTGTCTGCCTGTACGGATATTTTGTGGGCAGATCCGGGCGAGGCGAATCCCAAAACTGTTATCATCATCATGACCATGGTCATGATTTCTGGCCTGCTGCGCTTTGTGCAGGAGGCCCGGAGCGGCGCGGCTGCCGAAAACCTGCTCAAGATGATCAAGACCACAACCTGCGTGCAGCGGCGTGAAGTGGGCAGAGCAGAAATTCCGCTTGAAGACGTGGTGGTGGGTGACATTGTCTATCTGGCCGCTGGTGACATGATACCAGCGGACATGCGCATTATTCAGGCCAAGGACCTTTTTGTCAGCCAGTCTGCCCTGACCGGCGAGAGTATCGCCATAGAAAAAATCGCCACAGAGGTTGAAAGTGGCCTGAGCAGCATGGCTGAATGCCGCAACCTGGCCTTTATGGGGTCAAACGTGGTGAGCGGCAGCGCCATGGGTGTTGTGGTCGCCACGGGCGATTCCACCATATTCGGCGAAATGGCAAAGAGCATCACGGCAAAGCCGGTGCAGACCAGTTTTGAAAAGGGCATTAACCAGGTTTCCTGGGTGCTTATCCGCTTCATGCTGATAATGGTTCCCCTGGTTCTGTTTATCAACGGCTTTACCAAGGGCGACTGGGTAGACGCCGCTCTGTTTGCCCTCTCGGTTGCTGTGGGCCTTACCCCAGAAATGTTGCCCATGATCGTGACAACATGCCTTGCCAAGGGCGCGGTAAGCATGGCCCGCGAAAAAACCATCATCAAGAACCTCAATTCCATCCAGAATCTGGGGTCTATGGATATTCTGTGCACTGACAAGACGGGCACGCTGACCCTCGACAAAGTCGTTTTGCAGTACCACCTGAATATCCATGGGCAGGAAGACATACGCGTGCTCCGCCACGCCTTTTTGAACAGCTACTATCAGACCGGCCTTAAAAACCTGATTGATTTTGCCATCATCGAGCGCACCCTGCAGGAACAAAAAGAAAATCCTTCTCTGGTTGACCTCTCTGACAAGTTCACCAAGGTGGATGAAATTCCTTTTGATTTTGAACGGCGGCGCATGAGCGTTGTGGTGTCAAACGGCAAAACCCAGATGATCACCAAGGGCGCCGTGGAAGAAATGCTCGCTGTGTGCGGCTATGCCGAATACAAGGGCGAGGTGCTTCCGCTCTCTGATGAAATCAGGGAATACATTTTAAAGAAAGTGTCGGCCCTCAACGACGACGGCATGCGCGTTATCGCGGTTGCGCAAAAAACAAACCCGTCGCCGGTGGGCGCTTTTTCTGTCGCCGATGAATCCGACATGGTCTTGATGGGCTATCTGGCTTTTCTTGATCCGCCCAAGGAATCAACGGAAAGAGCCCTGAAAGCCCTGCATGAACACGGCGTGGGCGTAAAGATTCTTACGGGCGACAACGACAAGGTGACGCGCTGCGTATGCCGCCAGCTGAAGATTCCCGTGGAGCACATGATGCTGGGCTCTGACATCGCGGGCATGAGCGAAGAAGAGCTGTGCCTCAAGGTTGAGGATGTGAGCGTTTTCGCCAAGCTTTCTCCCCAGCAGAAAACGCAGGTCATCACGGCCTTGCGTGCAAACGGGCACAGTGTTGGCTACATGGGCGATGGCATAAACGATGCCGCAGCCATGAAGGCCGCCGATGTGGGTATTTCTGTAGACAGCGCCGTTGATATCGCCAAGGAATCGGCGGACGTCATCCTGCTGGAAAAAGATTTGATGGTTCTGGAAAAAGGCATCGTTGAAGGCAGAAAAACGTATGCCAACATGATCAAATACATAAAAATGACGGCAAGTTCCAACTTCGGCAACATGTTCTCGGTGCTTGCGGCCAGTGCGTTTCTGCCGTTTTTGCCCATGCTCTCGATCCACCTGATTCTGCTGAATCTTATTTATGATCTGAGCTGCACGGCAATACCCTGGGACAATGTGGACAAGGAGTATCTGGCTGTTCCCAGAAAGTGGGATGCCTCGTCCATTGGCAAGTTCATGCTGTGGATCGGCCCCACGAGCTCTGTTTTTGACATCACAACCTATCTGCTGATGTATTTTGTCATCTGCCCCATGATGTGCGGCGGGCAGCTGTTCCACCATATTACAGACCCAGCGGTGCAGGCCCAGTACATTGCCGTATTTCAGGCGGGCTGGTTTGTGGAATCCATGTGGAGCCAGACCCTGGTTATTCACATGATCCGCACGCCCAAGATACCGTTTTTCCAGAGCCGCGCCTCTGCCTCGGTAACCCTGGTAACGTTTACCGGCATTGCGGTGCTCACCATGATTCCGTTTACTGCATTTGGGGCATCCATCGGGCTTGGCACGCTGCCGCCTGTATACTTTGCCTGGCTTGCGGTAACCATTCTGCTGTACATGGTGCTGGCAACTATCGCCAAAAAGGCCTTTGTCTGGAAATATGGTGAGCTCCTGTAA
- a CDS encoding class I SAM-dependent methyltransferase produces the protein MLDKAVCYVNGWLQSYRYRLGVSQKYLQWCSKTTNASWWHAYAIKHRPWRPHVCVPCEWITQMVPSSAHVFEVGCGSGANLLWLQQRGFQRLGGSDIAVSAIEMCDLLAKYYKTRINTIVDDALNPRFRPEKVDVLLSVNWLYHIPGASLEDLFKIYGECVKPKGYMAFDCISSKYNAMPNNKNHTADVRLPMEKRRPSEYTFRMTTGEVERCISRYGYKISKKRELRTFPPRNVFIAQRYC, from the coding sequence ATGCTTGATAAAGCCGTGTGTTATGTCAATGGCTGGCTGCAGAGCTATCGTTACAGATTGGGTGTTTCCCAGAAATACCTGCAGTGGTGCTCCAAAACAACAAATGCAAGCTGGTGGCATGCGTATGCCATTAAACACCGTCCCTGGCGGCCGCACGTATGTGTGCCCTGCGAGTGGATTACGCAAATGGTGCCCAGTTCCGCGCATGTTTTTGAAGTGGGTTGCGGCAGTGGCGCGAACCTGCTCTGGCTGCAGCAAAGAGGTTTTCAGCGTTTGGGGGGGAGCGATATTGCGGTTTCCGCGATTGAAATGTGCGACCTGCTGGCAAAATATTACAAGACCCGCATTAACACTATTGTGGATGATGCACTGAACCCCAGATTTCGCCCTGAAAAGGTTGATGTGCTGCTTTCCGTAAACTGGTTGTATCATATCCCCGGAGCGTCACTGGAAGATCTGTTCAAGATTTACGGAGAGTGCGTCAAGCCAAAAGGATATATGGCTTTTGACTGCATCAGCTCAAAATACAACGCAATGCCAAACAACAAAAACCATACTGCAGACGTGCGCCTGCCTATGGAAAAAAGGCGGCCATCAGAATATACATTTCGCATGACCACTGGCGAAGTTGAGAGATGCATTTCGAGGTATGGGTATAAGATATCGAAAAAAAGAGAGTTGCGGACATTTCCGCCGCGAAATGTCTTTATTGCTCAACGGTACTGCTGA
- a CDS encoding PLP-dependent aminotransferase family protein translates to MDTNKPLYIALADALERDIRSGVLQPGDRLPSHRELAKAVGVTVTTITRAYAEAEKRNLITAMVGMGTFVAADAGVAASLVDTTVQNVKAVNMGLVHPLHGSEHYLEEVVGQVLARGGLHRYVPYAFPQGHYGHRETGARWVARFGVCASAETVVVTAGTQHALHCIFSTLFEPGDRVAVEKYTYPGVKSAARANGIRLEAVEMDAQGMLPESLDALCQRQAVKGLYTAGLVQNPTNSSMGPQRRLTLSEVIRRHGLLLLEDGVDAFLAEGGERTLSALLPEQSIFICGMAQAFYTGLRIAFVVAPQAMCASIAQGVVDSIWMTPPLCAEIICETINSGIADKIIAGKKSELDRRMALFKERLHGHSFVLDQRSMHVWLELTDGWTSTAFEQATQRVGLQVYSSEKFTVGHMPPPNCVRLAISSPETMQTFRQGLDLLVLVLEGGHEA, encoded by the coding sequence ATGGATACCAACAAACCCCTGTACATCGCGCTGGCAGATGCTCTTGAGCGTGATATCCGCTCGGGGGTGCTGCAACCGGGCGACCGCCTGCCCTCGCACCGCGAGCTGGCAAAGGCAGTGGGGGTAACGGTCACCACCATAACGCGGGCCTATGCAGAGGCTGAGAAACGCAATCTCATCACGGCCATGGTTGGTATGGGCACGTTTGTGGCGGCTGATGCCGGGGTAGCCGCTTCACTGGTGGATACCACCGTCCAGAACGTAAAGGCGGTAAACATGGGGCTTGTGCACCCCCTGCACGGTTCAGAACACTATCTGGAAGAGGTTGTGGGGCAGGTGCTTGCACGCGGGGGGCTGCACCGCTATGTGCCGTACGCTTTTCCGCAGGGGCATTACGGCCACCGCGAAACTGGTGCGCGCTGGGTGGCCCGTTTTGGCGTATGCGCCTCGGCAGAAACTGTGGTTGTCACCGCAGGCACGCAGCACGCCCTGCACTGCATATTTTCAACCCTGTTTGAGCCCGGAGACAGGGTCGCCGTGGAAAAGTACACCTATCCCGGCGTTAAATCTGCGGCGCGGGCCAACGGCATACGACTGGAAGCAGTAGAAATGGACGCGCAGGGCATGCTGCCCGAATCGCTGGACGCCCTGTGCCAGCGCCAGGCGGTCAAAGGCCTGTACACTGCGGGGCTGGTGCAAAACCCCACCAACAGTTCCATGGGGCCGCAGCGGCGGCTTACCTTGAGTGAGGTAATACGGCGGCATGGCCTGCTTCTGCTTGAGGATGGCGTTGACGCCTTTTTGGCAGAAGGTGGCGAACGCACCCTGTCTGCCTTGCTGCCAGAGCAGAGTATTTTTATCTGCGGCATGGCGCAGGCTTTTTATACCGGGCTGCGCATCGCCTTTGTAGTTGCGCCGCAGGCCATGTGCGCCAGCATTGCGCAAGGCGTGGTGGACAGCATATGGATGACGCCGCCCCTCTGCGCAGAGATTATTTGTGAAACCATCAATTCTGGCATTGCGGACAAAATAATAGCCGGAAAAAAAAGCGAGCTGGACAGGCGCATGGCCCTGTTCAAAGAACGGCTGCACGGCCACAGCTTTGTGCTGGACCAGCGCAGCATGCATGTGTGGCTTGAGTTGACGGATGGGTGGACAAGCACCGCCTTTGAGCAGGCCACGCAGCGGGTGGGTTTGCAGGTGTATTCGTCTGAAAAGTTCACCGTTGGGCATATGCCGCCGCCAAACTGCGTAAGGCTGGCCATATCGTCGCCCGAAACCATGCAGACGTTCCGCCAGGGGCTCGACCTGCTGGTGCTGGTGCTTGAGGGCGGGCACGAAGCCTGA